Proteins found in one Euzebya sp. genomic segment:
- a CDS encoding Fpg/Nei family DNA glycosylase: protein MPEGHTIHRHARLQRTALVGRRVRAWSLQGRFDAGAARLDGGTVTGIEAWGKHLFYRWGDPDGDPTGDVLHVHLGLFGRFRTFAADPPPPTDGTRLALVVDGGPTIHLAGATTVEVITPAGIDAVVARLGPDPLRRDADPARFAAALRRRSAPVCEALLDQAAIAGIGNVYRAELLFRAGLDPDTPAREVDADAVEAIWDDAVALLTRGERSGRIVTVEPADVGRRRRSDLRRRDEQRYVYKREDRPCHRCGTPIVSWVPRSRTVWACPRCQRLRR, encoded by the coding sequence ATGCCCGAGGGTCACACCATCCACCGCCACGCCCGCCTGCAGCGGACCGCGCTGGTCGGGCGCCGGGTGCGGGCCTGGTCGCTGCAGGGCCGCTTCGACGCCGGGGCGGCCCGGCTCGACGGCGGCACGGTCACCGGGATCGAGGCGTGGGGCAAGCACCTCTTCTACCGCTGGGGCGACCCCGACGGCGACCCGACCGGGGACGTGCTGCACGTCCACCTCGGCCTGTTCGGCCGCTTCCGCACCTTCGCCGCGGACCCGCCGCCGCCGACCGACGGCACCCGCCTGGCCCTGGTCGTCGACGGCGGGCCGACGATCCACCTGGCCGGCGCGACCACCGTCGAGGTGATCACCCCGGCGGGGATCGACGCGGTCGTCGCGCGGCTGGGGCCCGACCCGCTCCGGCGCGACGCCGACCCCGCCCGGTTCGCCGCGGCCCTGCGCCGCCGGAGCGCGCCGGTGTGCGAGGCCCTGCTCGACCAGGCGGCCATCGCCGGGATCGGCAACGTCTACCGCGCCGAGCTGCTGTTCCGCGCGGGCCTCGACCCCGACACGCCCGCCCGGGAGGTGGACGCCGACGCCGTCGAGGCGATCTGGGACGACGCGGTCGCGCTGCTCACCCGCGGCGAGCGGTCGGGGCGCATCGTCACCGTCGAGCCGGCGGACGTCGGCCGCCGCCGCCGCTCGGACCTGCGTCGCCGTGACGAGCAGCGCTACGTCTACAAGCGCGAGGACCGGCCCTGCCACCGCTGCGGCACCCCGATCGTCAGCTGGGTGCCGCGCAGCCGGACCGTCTGGGCCTGCCCGCGGTGCCAGCGGCTCAGGCGATGA
- a CDS encoding NAD-dependent epimerase/dehydratase family protein: MRLLVVGGSKFVGRHVVEAAVADGHEVWLANRGETTTETFGAAGRLTIDRATDDLGALGGEAFDAVIDVSAYIPRHVTALHDVLGDRVGWYLLVSTVSVYDAAAMADDPTESAPRQLAEHDTEEVTSETYGPLKVACEEAAHQRWDDRLTVVRPGIVAGPHDHTDRFTWWVRHLATTRPTPLPDRRDQPVQVIDARDLAAFCLRLVADRTRGSFDATGEVLTLEALVDAVLDGVGGVTDEPVRWVDPSRWGEISLPPLVLDPSWGQDALFQRDSVAAPAAGLTRRPVSVTAEDTRAWDVAIGQPSLAAGPSAEELTAL, translated from the coding sequence ATGCGCCTGCTCGTCGTCGGGGGATCCAAGTTCGTCGGCCGCCACGTGGTCGAGGCCGCGGTCGCGGACGGCCACGAGGTGTGGCTCGCCAACCGCGGGGAGACGACCACCGAGACCTTCGGCGCGGCCGGCCGGCTGACGATCGACCGCGCGACCGACGACCTCGGGGCGCTCGGGGGAGAGGCGTTCGACGCGGTGATCGACGTCAGCGCCTACATCCCGCGCCACGTCACCGCGCTGCACGACGTCCTCGGCGACCGCGTCGGCTGGTACCTGCTGGTGTCGACGGTGTCGGTGTACGACGCGGCCGCGATGGCCGACGACCCGACGGAGTCCGCACCGCGCCAGCTCGCCGAGCACGACACCGAGGAGGTGACGTCGGAGACCTACGGCCCGCTCAAGGTCGCCTGCGAGGAGGCCGCGCACCAGCGCTGGGACGATCGCCTGACCGTCGTGCGGCCCGGGATCGTCGCCGGCCCGCACGACCACACCGACCGGTTCACCTGGTGGGTGCGGCACCTGGCGACCACCCGGCCGACGCCGCTGCCCGACCGCCGCGACCAGCCGGTGCAGGTGATCGACGCGCGCGACCTCGCCGCGTTCTGCCTGCGGCTGGTCGCCGACCGGACGCGGGGGTCGTTCGACGCGACGGGTGAGGTGCTGACCCTGGAGGCCCTGGTCGACGCGGTCCTCGACGGCGTCGGCGGCGTGACCGACGAGCCGGTCCGCTGGGTCGACCCCTCCCGCTGGGGGGAGATCAGCCTGCCACCGCTGGTGCTCGACCCCTCCTGGGGCCAGGACGCGCTGTTCCAGCGGGACTCGGTCGCCGCGCCCGCGGCCGGCCTGACCCGCCGGCCGGTCTCGGTCACCGCCGAGGACACCCGCGCGTGGGACGTCGCCATCGGCCAGCCGTCCCTCGCCGCCGGCCCCTCCGCCGAGGAGCTCACGGCGCTGTAG
- a CDS encoding ATP-binding protein produces the protein ERELREWLCPPPPDEGAEPGPPRRLGPALEAHAEEVEERDGVAVRVVAVGQAARRALPADDAEGLCALVLAAREAMANAAAHAEVASVDVFAELEAGAVTAYVRDRGPGFDLAAVPADRQGLRGSIVGRVERAGGSATITTEPGRGTEVRISIPHDAGGAREP, from the coding sequence GGAGCGCGAGCTGCGCGAGTGGCTGTGCCCCCCCCCCCCGGACGAGGGCGCCGAGCCCGGGCCGCCGCGGCGGCTCGGCCCGGCCCTCGAGGCCCACGCCGAGGAGGTGGAGGAGCGCGACGGCGTCGCCGTCCGCGTCGTCGCGGTCGGCCAGGCCGCCCGGCGGGCGCTGCCGGCCGACGACGCCGAGGGGCTGTGCGCCTTGGTCCTCGCCGCCCGCGAGGCCATGGCCAACGCTGCCGCGCACGCCGAGGTGGCGTCGGTCGACGTCTTCGCCGAGCTCGAGGCCGGCGCGGTGACCGCCTACGTCCGCGACCGGGGGCCCGGGTTCGACCTGGCCGCGGTGCCCGCCGACCGCCAGGGCCTCAGGGGGTCGATCGTCGGTCGCGTGGAGCGCGCCGGCGGGTCTGCGACGATCACCACCGAGCCGGGCCGCGGCACCGAGGTCCGCATCAGCATCCCCCACGACGCAGGAGGTGCCCGGGAGCCATGA
- a CDS encoding LuxR C-terminal-related transcriptional regulator: MSASDERLEVRLKVYVVDDHRIFRSGLRAEIARSVWIAGEAGTVDEAVEGILASRPAVVRLDVHRPGGGGAAVIEGVRRGGGDDVEFLALSASDSADDVVAIIRAGARGYVTKTVAADELVTAVRRVAAGDAYFSPQLAGYVLDAFAAIPVVQVDAELGQLTPREREVLQHLARGYTYAEIAEALVISVKTVETHASNVLRKLQLSNRHELSRWAAERNIT; this comes from the coding sequence ATGAGCGCATCGGACGAGCGGTTGGAGGTCCGGTTGAAGGTCTACGTGGTCGACGACCACCGGATCTTCCGCAGCGGGCTCCGCGCCGAGATCGCCCGGTCGGTGTGGATCGCCGGCGAGGCCGGCACGGTCGACGAGGCCGTCGAGGGCATCCTCGCCAGCCGACCGGCCGTGGTGCGCCTCGACGTCCACAGGCCCGGCGGGGGAGGGGCCGCGGTCATCGAGGGCGTCCGCCGCGGCGGCGGGGACGACGTGGAGTTCCTCGCGCTGTCCGCGTCGGACTCCGCCGACGACGTCGTCGCGATCATCCGCGCCGGCGCGCGGGGCTACGTCACCAAGACCGTCGCCGCCGACGAGCTCGTCACCGCCGTGCGCCGCGTCGCCGCGGGAGACGCCTACTTCTCCCCCCAGCTGGCCGGCTACGTCCTTGACGCCTTCGCGGCCATCCCGGTCGTGCAGGTCGATGCCGAGCTCGGGCAGCTGACCCCGCGGGAGCGGGAGGTCCTCCAGCACCTCGCGCGCGGCTACACCTACGCCGAGATCGCCGAGGCCCTCGTGATCAGCGTCAAGACGGTGGAGACCCACGCCTCCAACGTCCTGCGCAAGCTGCAGCTGTCCAACCGCCACGAGCTGTCCCGCTGGGCCGCCGAGCGCAACATCACCTGA